Sequence from the Ereboglobus luteus genome:
CCTCCTTAATGTCAAGATGGGGGAACTCGAAGTGCTGGGATTTGAGCCCAAATGAATTGGCTTGTTTATGATCGTTCCCAACGCCTTTTGTTGGGGACAAAAATGGGAGCCGAACGAAGATGACAGGCCGGTTTTTTTAAAGAAAGGGGGATTCTACAATCCGGGCGGGCGAAATGCCGGCATGATTAACGGGGATGCCGGCGCATCTGTTCATGGCGTTTGTGAGCGCGGGATGAAACCTGAGGCGGTGTCACTGCCCAGGGCACTCGACTATTGTAGCGTGGAAGCGGCGTCCCGCCGCTTTGCCTTTTTTCCGCTCGGCCAAACCCAAAGCGGCCTGGATGCCGCTTCCACCTTGCCGCCCGAACCGCCCCGGATCACCGGGACGGTTCGCCCTGCCGTGAAAGGCCCTAAAGCATAAGGACGTTGAAGCCAGTTCAGTATTCCTTGTCCGCATCGCGTGATGGCGTTGCGCGAGGTGCCCGGGAAATTTCTGGATGCGGATGCTCACGCAGAAAAAACGGCCATCGTGCGCGCAAAAATCAGGCTCGGGCAATATGAGTGTAATCTGGGTTATTTTTTTCCGCCGGTCGCGTCTTGAAACTCAATCATGTCTGCAAGCCGTGAAAAATAATCCACCGACCAAATATCCATGACCTTGGTGTCTTTTATAAACGGTCGGACATCGGCCTTAACCGTATCGATGTTTGTGGCGGCGATTTTTTCCTTCAACAGTCGTTTGAAGGATTGCTTCGTGAGTTCGCCTTTTTTGAGCGAGCCGAATTGATACGCGCGTTGGCGAAAGTGCTCGAAGTGCAGTTTTATCCCGTTGCGGACATACCACTCGAAATCATACCAATCCCGGCCCTTCACGCGGTTTTTCCATGTGCGAAACATGAGAGCGTGCATTTTGCCCGCATACAAGTCCGGCAGCGAATAGCAGCGTGTCATGAACGAAAATGGCAACAGGAGGAGTTTTTGCTCGGTCGAAAACCCCGGCGGCGGATGGATGTCCACTTCGAGTTTTATTTTGATGTCATGCTCTTTTTTGAAGCGAAGATCATACACGGCGGTGTCGTCTTTTAAAAAGGCCGACTCGACGTTGGTTCGCCTCGCCTTCTGCTTTTTGCTGATAATGATGTCGCGGCCCAGCGCCTTGAACTCGGCGGTTATCGCGTCGAAATAATGCTCCAGCGAAAACGCGACGTCCTCTTTCAGCAGCGAAAAATCCATGTCCTCGGAAAAGCGCTGCATGCCGTGGAAAATGCGCAGGCAGGTGCCGCCGTAAAACGCGGCCTTGTCGAAAAAACCGCCCCGATGCAGACCGGCCAAGGCGATTTGCTGCATTACTTCGTGAAGCGCGTTTGCGTAGTCATCGTTTGTTTTCACCTCGTAGCGGGAAAACATTTGGTCAAAGACGGAGGTCATTTTTTCAGCAGCTTGTAAAGGTGGGTGAGTTCGCTTTTCTTTTTTCCACACGCGGCGCATTGCCGGATGATTTTGGTGTCGAAGGCGGCGAGGGCGTCGAAATCAACGCGCATGTCCTCCTCGAGCCAGGCGCGCACGGCCTTCGGCGATTGCAGGCGAAGCCCCCGCGTGGCGACAATCATGTCGCACACCGCCTTTTCGGGCGAGGCGATGAGATAGGCGTATTGCTTTTCGATGATTTGCTGGCGGATGCCGATGGCGTGGTATTTGGCCAGGACGGTGACATACTCGAAATCACCGAGCGGCGTGGCAAATTTCCTTGCGCGCTTGGTGGTCATGGAGCGAACCGCGTGCACGCGCTCCGGTATCAATCCATAATGGGCCAGGGCGCTTTCGAGCGACACATAGGACGGTCCGTAGAGATTGTTTGCGATCAGTTCGCGGGAAAAAGTTTGCCCGTGGATTTCCCCGGAAACGAGGTATGTGCCTTTTTTCAACCGGACCAGCGCGCCCTCCTTTTCCAGTGACGCGATTTTTTTGTGGGGAGATTCGTAATCGGCAAAAACATCCGCCAGTTCGTTGAAGCCAACCGGAATTATTCCGAATTGGGCCAGGGGATTCGAATGTCGCCGGGACACCTTCATATAGCGAAAATTGATACGATAATGTAATAAAAAGTAATTATCTGTGCAAAAATCACTGTATTTTGCGTGTGGTCAATCGAAAACTCCAATCGTTGGGTCATTTTCACTGGAAGGATTTCAGCTGTTTTTTCCCAGAGAAAGCAGAATTCTACAATCCGGGCGGGCGAAATGCCGGCATGATGAATGGGGATGCCGGCGTATCTGTTCATGGCGTTTGTGAGCACGGGATGAAACCTGAGGCGGTGTCACCGCCCTGGGGCACTCGACTACCGTAACGTGGAAGCGGCATCCCGCCGCTTCCACCTTGCCGCCCGAACCGCCCCGACTCACCGGGACGGTTCGCCCTGCCGTGAAAGGCCCGAAAGCATAAGGATGTTGAAGCCAGTTCAGTATTCCTTGTCCGCGTAGTCGCCGTATTTTTCCATGACGAAGTCGATGTCCTTGTCGCCGCGTCCGCTCAGGTTCACGAGGATGTCCTCTTGCGGGCGCTCCTTGGCGAGCTTCACCGCGTAGGCGACGGCGTGCGCGCTTTCGAGCGCGGGGATGATGCCTTCGAGTCGTGAGAGTTGGAAAAACGCGTGGATGGCCTCCGCGTCCGTGGCGGTCACGGTCTTGGTGCGTCCGATGGATTTCAAGTAGGCGTGCTCGGGGCCGCTCGACGGATAATCGAGTCCGCTGGCGACAGAATACACGGGCGCGGGCTCGCCTTTTTCGTCGGTGAGCATGATCGAGTTGAAGCCGTGCATGATGCCCTCCTTGCCGTAGGTGAGCGAGGCGGCGTGGTCGCCGAGTTTTGCGCCGCGTCCGAGCGGCTCGACACCGTGGAGATCGACAGGGTCGTCGAGGAAGCCGGAGAAAATGCCCATCGCGTTTGAGCCTCCGCCGATACAGGCGACGACGTTGTTGGGCAGTTCGCCGGTCATCTCGATGAACTGCTCGCGCGCCTCGATGCCGACGACGCGCTGAAACTCGCGCACCATGAGAGGGAAGGGGTGCGGCCCCATGACCGAGCCGATGCAATAGATGCTGTTGACGGGGTCCTTCAGGTAGGCGTCGAACGCGGAGTCGACGGCCTCCTTGAGCGTGCGGTTGCCGAAGGTGACGGGCACGACCTTGGCGCCGAGGATTTTCATGCGCACGACGTTCGGGTGCTCCTTGGCGATGTCGACTTCGCCCATGTGGATTTCAACGGGGATTCCGAAATACGCGCCCGCCGTGGCGAGGGCGACGCCGTGCTGGCCCGCGCCGGTTTCGGCGATGAGCTTTTTCTTGCCGAGGTATTTGGCGAGAAGCGCCTCGCCCATGCAGTGGTTGAGCTTGTGCGCGCCGGAGTGGTTGAGGTCTTCGCGCTTGAGGTAGATGCGCCCGCCGCCGACCTTGTCGCTGAGGTTTTTGCAATAATAGACCGGCGTGGGGCGGCCCTGGAAGTGCTTGCGGATGCTTCGCAGCTCGCGGATGAAATCGTGGCTTCGGCAGATGTGCTGGTAGCCGCGATAGATTTCGTCCATCTGCTTTTGGAGCTCGGGCGGGACGAACGAGCCGCCGAACTTGCCGAAGAAGCCGCGCTCGTCGGGCACCTGCAGGTGCATCGGGAGCTGCGGACGTGTGTATTGCGTGGGTGTCTGTGTGTTCATGTGTGTGTTTGTTTTCTGTTGTTTGGTTTTGTTGAAACTGAAGCGCCGCGATTAGCCGGATGGGAAAAATAAAAAACCTGCCGGATAATGACGGCAGGCTTCATGTTTAAATGGAATCGGTGCGTTGATATTACAGTGCGTGAGCGTGCGTCATTGTCTCGTTGAGGAGCAACGCCAGCGCCAGGTGTTGTTGATGTTTTTGTTCAAACGCATGTCTGAAAATTGAAGTGGCCCGCAAAATGCGCGGTGAGGGTTTGCGGAGTCAAGGGAAAATATTTTTGGGCAAAGGGCGCTTGTGACGCTCCGTCAACGGCGCGATTTTTTTCCCCGGAACACTCCGCGCGCGTTCCAGAGGATCAGGAGCGCGTTGGCCGCGGCCATCGGCCACGCGCGCGGGGTCGCGCCCGAAATTATCGCGCCCGCAATCATCCACGCATGGATGCCGAGCGCGATTGCCGAGACGCAATAATCCGCCCGTCGCGCCGCCTGTTCGCGCCATTGAATATATGCCACGGCGCACCAGACGGCGAGCGCCGCGACCGCGCCGGCCCGGCAAAATTGCGAGGCGCGCGCGATTTTTTCCTGATGCTCCAGCAGGAGCGTCAGCAGCCAGAACAGCAGTTGGTTGAAGTAAAGAAAGCCGGTCACGAGCGCCGATATCAGGTGCGCGTTCACGGGGAACTGGCCTTTCTCATCGACCGGCACACGAGCGAGCAGGGCGCAGCCGGCGCAGCAAAAATGGGTCGCCGGGGGAGTCTCGTTCGCCGCGCTCGCGACTGTCTTGAACGGGGTGCCGCAGCGGCTGCATGTTACGTTTTGCATGATTGGGTTGTTCTTTGTTGGAAAGGAGAGGGGCGTTGTTTTTTGAATTTTTTCAGGGTTCAAAGTGCCGGATTATCAATTCCTGCAGGGTGGCCAAAAACATGTAGGCCATGAGGGCGCGGCGCGCGGCGGGTTGCAGCGCGTCGAAATCGCCGATGCCTTGCTCCAATGTTTCGTCGGGGATGTCCGCAAGCTGGCGCAGGCGCATTTGCAGGCGCAGCGCGGTGCAGGCGCGGATTATTTGCATGCTTTCGGCGGCGTTGATCGTGACGACGCCTGTTTCGAAAAAATTGCCGTCGAATAGCGCGAGCAGGACGCCGACACCTTCGTTTTGCGTGGAGAGGAGCGAGTCCCGCCACATTTCGTCCATTTCGGCGTCGTCGCCGTTTGCGGGCGGATGCAGTTGCACGGCGAGTTGCGTCTTGAGCTCGTCCGCGGTGGCCTTGAGCAAGTCCAGCAGCGGCGCGACGATTTTCAGGCTGAGCGTGATCTCGATGCGGCTCATTTGTCGTCGGCCTCCAGGATCGCCCGCAGGTGCCATTCGTGAAGCGTGTAGGCGTAGGCCTCGGCTTTTTCCCGCAGGCCGCACCACACGACGGAACGGCCTTGTTCGTGCACCTCGAGCATGTGCTTTTGCGCCGTCTGGTCGTCGAAGCCGAGGACCTTTTTGAAAACGAGCACCACGTATGACATTAGATTTACGGGGTCGTTGAGCACCACCACGCGCCAGCCGCCGTCCTTTGCGAGCACGACGTGGGTGTCTGTTTTCGGGACTGTGAGCGTTTGGGCCGCCATGTTTGCATTTCATGCAAACCTGCGCATTATGACAGCGCAACATCGCACTTGTCAGCCGCGCGCAAATAAAGCGGAAATGAGTGCCGCGCCACACGCACAACCATCTCCTTAAACCATGACCTCCACCCAACGCACAACCCATCGCTGGAAGTTTGCCCGCATCGGCGGACTCGACCAAGTCATTCTCGAAACAGCCGATGATCTGCTCAACCTCGACCAACTCGACCAGAAGCTCTGGGTCGCCCTGAGCTGTCCGGTGAAAAGCCTCGAATACGACGAGGACACCCTGCAACTGCTCGACACCGACAACGACGGGCGCATCCGCGTCGCCGAAATCACTGGCGCGATCAAATGGCTTTCCACGCGCCTCGCCGACGTGAGCGTCATCCTCAACCCGCAGCCGCAGCTGCCCCCCGGGGCGATCAACGCCGGCACGCCCGAGGGCGCGCTGCTGCTCTCCACTGCGAATCTCCTCATCAGCGAGGGCAAAGCCGGGCTCAGCGTCGCGGGCATCGCTGAAACGCGAAAGCAATTTCTCGACGGCCGTTTTAACGGCGACGGCGTCATTTCTGCCGACACCACCGACACGCCCGAGCTCAAGCAGCTCGTCGAAAACATCATCGCCACTCAAGGCGCCGCGCAGGATCTGAGCGGCAAGCCCGGCGTGACGCAGGAAAAAATCGACGCGTTTTACGATGCGGTCGCCGCGCACATCGCGCGCAATGCCGAGGCCGCGGCGACGCAGGTTTTTGTTTTCGGCAAAACCACGCCCGCGGCCCACGCCGCGTTCAAGGCCGTGCGCGAGAAAATCGACGACTACTTCGAGCGCTGCCGCCTGGCCTCGTTTGATCCGCGCACGCTCGCCGCGCTCAACCGCCCCGAGTCCGATTACGCAGCGATCATCGCGCGCGACCTCAAGCCGGGCGATTCCGACCTGGCCGGGTTTCCCCTCGCAAAAATCACGCCCGACAAGCCGCTGGCGCTTGCCGCCGGCATCAATCCCGCGTGGACGACCGCCGTCGGGGCATTTCTCTCCGACACGATGCCGGTCGCGTTCAACGCGGGCAAAACCGACATCACCGCCGCCGAGTGGGAGTCGCTGAAAACGAAGTTCGGCCCCTACGAAAACTGGCTCGCGGCAAACGCCGGCTCGCCGATCACCGCGCTCGGCGATGCGCGCATCGAGGAAATCCACGCGACCGCCGCCGCCGACCGCGACGCGCTCGGCAAACTCGTCGCGCAAGACAAGGCGCTCGAATCCGAATCGCTCGCGCTCAGCGACATCAACCGGCTCGTGCGCTACTACAGCCAGCTCGGCGTGCTGTTGCGCAACTTCGTGAACTTCGCCGATTTTTATTCGCTGAAACACTCGGCGATCTTTCAGGCGGGCGTGCTATACCTCGACAGCCGCAGTTGCGAGCTGTGCATCCGCGTCGATGATCCCGCGGCGCATTCCGTGCTCGCCGCGCTCAGCCGCGCGTGCATCGCCTACTGCGAACTCAAGCGCGCGGGCGAGGCGCCGGTGAAAATCGCGGCCTGTTTCACCCAGGGCGACTCCGACTTTCTGATGGTGGGGCGCAACGGCGTCTTCTACGACATGAAGGGGCGCGACTGGGATGCGACGATCACCAAGCTCGTCTCGAACCCGATCAGCGTGCGCGAGGCGTTTTGGTCGCCCTATAAAAAACTCATCCGCACAATCGAGGAGCATCTCGCCAAGCGCGGCGCCGCGGCCGAGGCCGCCACCGGCGCCAAGCTCGACAAGGTTGCGGAAAACACCGCCAATGCCGACAAGCTCGCCGCCACGTCCGCAACCGCGACACCCGAGGCGCCGAAAAAAATCG
This genomic interval carries:
- a CDS encoding type IV toxin-antitoxin system AbiEi family antitoxin domain-containing protein, coding for MKVSRRHSNPLAQFGIIPVGFNELADVFADYESPHKKIASLEKEGALVRLKKGTYLVSGEIHGQTFSRELIANNLYGPSYVSLESALAHYGLIPERVHAVRSMTTKRARKFATPLGDFEYVTVLAKYHAIGIRQQIIEKQYAYLIASPEKAVCDMIVATRGLRLQSPKAVRAWLEEDMRVDFDALAAFDTKIIRQCAACGKKKSELTHLYKLLKK
- the trpB gene encoding tryptophan synthase subunit beta, yielding MNTQTPTQYTRPQLPMHLQVPDERGFFGKFGGSFVPPELQKQMDEIYRGYQHICRSHDFIRELRSIRKHFQGRPTPVYYCKNLSDKVGGGRIYLKREDLNHSGAHKLNHCMGEALLAKYLGKKKLIAETGAGQHGVALATAGAYFGIPVEIHMGEVDIAKEHPNVVRMKILGAKVVPVTFGNRTLKEAVDSAFDAYLKDPVNSIYCIGSVMGPHPFPLMVREFQRVVGIEAREQFIEMTGELPNNVVACIGGGSNAMGIFSGFLDDPVDLHGVEPLGRGAKLGDHAASLTYGKEGIMHGFNSIMLTDEKGEPAPVYSVASGLDYPSSGPEHAYLKSIGRTKTVTATDAEAIHAFFQLSRLEGIIPALESAHAVAYAVKLAKERPQEDILVNLSGRGDKDIDFVMEKYGDYADKEY
- a CDS encoding ATP-dependent Clp protease adaptor ClpS encodes the protein MAAQTLTVPKTDTHVVLAKDGGWRVVVLNDPVNLMSYVVLVFKKVLGFDDQTAQKHMLEVHEQGRSVVWCGLREKAEAYAYTLHEWHLRAILEADDK
- a CDS encoding nucleotidyl transferase AbiEii/AbiGii toxin family protein translates to MTSVFDQMFSRYEVKTNDDYANALHEVMQQIALAGLHRGGFFDKAAFYGGTCLRIFHGMQRFSEDMDFSLLKEDVAFSLEHYFDAITAEFKALGRDIIISKKQKARRTNVESAFLKDDTAVYDLRFKKEHDIKIKLEVDIHPPPGFSTEQKLLLLPFSFMTRCYSLPDLYAGKMHALMFRTWKNRVKGRDWYDFEWYVRNGIKLHFEHFRQRAYQFGSLKKGELTKQSFKRLLKEKIAATNIDTVKADVRPFIKDTKVMDIWSVDYFSRLADMIEFQDATGGKK